The window atatatatatatatatatatatatatatatatatatatatatatatatatatatatatatatatatatatatatatatatatatatatatatatatatatatatatatatatatatacttcaaacATTACAATTCCAAGGAGAATCCAAGAAAAGGACAAGACGAGCACATCATCCCCTTTTTATTCCTCTTATTTTTTTGGTTCCCACCACAATCTTAGACTATACGTAGTGGATTTGAATCCAACGGCTACTTCATGGCACAGGAGATCTACGCAGGAAATCTACGCGAGCTGAGTTGTTGTAGAACGCCGGCGCCGGCGCAGAGTTGGAAGAGGACGAGGAGTTGACCGAGTTGAGAATGCTGTTCCAGTAGCTTTTCTTCGCCtctccttccttctcctcctcttcctcctcctcctcctcctcctcctcgtcttcctcgCAGGTCTCACGTCGGGTTGCGTAGGAATCGCCGCAGTAGCCAAGAGGCTTCTGGGCGCCGGAGTCACCCAGCAGCAGTCCGGTGAGTCCTGCTCCGAACTGTCCCCATGCGCACCCTTCTTGGGAGGTGTATGGCTCCGGCAGCCATGGCGCCTCCCCGCCGAAGGCATCTACGGAGAACCCTGCGAAGCTGTCCATTCGGTCCTTCGCCAAGCACTTCCAGTCCGCGCTCTCCGGCTCCAAATTCTCGCCTCCTTGATGCCTGACCGCCGCCGCATTGCCGTCCACGAGCCCCACGCCGGCGGCCGCGAAGCTCAAGGTGGAAGTGGGCGACTCCAGGTCGACCCGTTCGATGGCCGGCTTCGCCGGCCAGACTCCGTGCCACGCCCTGAGCACGTCGAGGCAGGGAGGCGGTCCGGGGGGCGCGCCCGGCTTGCTGGCCAGCAGAGCAGGAGGCAGTGCGGTGGTGGAGGACGACGACGAGGACGACCCCATCTGATGCTGCGgctgctcctgctgctgctgcaggaTCGTGGAGTTGGATGCTGTACGAAGCTTCGACTCCCTCACGAGGCGCGCCTCGGCTTCGAGGCGTGCGCTCTCCCATTGCGCCATGTGGCTGAGGTTGGCGGCGCTCTTGGAGTGGCCGTCGGCGGAGACGAGGGCGTCGCTCTTGGCCTTGTGGGTGCAGGGATCGATGCCCATCTTGGCCAACCGCTTCTTCAGgtgggtgttccagtagttcttgatctcgttgtccgttCTCTTGGGCAGATGGGTGGCAATTGCAGACCATCTGAAACACAGCAACTGGGATTCTCATCAACCATCGATCAATCACAAGCAGTGAAGAAAGCCAGGGTTCTTCTTGTAATCCATCCACCACCATCGATCCACAATGAGATAGTAATGGCTGAACTCGAGAATCACTGAAGGATTTGTGATATGTGGAGGACAGGAGGAGTAAGCAGGGGGACTCACCTGTTCCCAAGGAGAGCATGGAGTTGGATGATGGTCTGTTCCTCCTGCAAGCTGAACTCGCCCCTCTTGATGTCTGGTCTCAGGTAGTTGGTCCACCTCAACCTGCAACTCTTCCCGCACCTCTGCAACCCTGCACAGAATGGCAGAGATCACAATTCTCTCCTACCATGTCACGACGACGGCTTAGGCGGCTCACCGGCTTTGGCAGGCAACGCTCTCCAGCTCCCGTGGCCGTGCTTCTCGATGTAGGCGAGCAGCTTTTGGTCTTCCTCCGGCGTCCAGGGCCCCTTCTTCAAGCCCACCTTCTCGCAGCAAGGTGATCGACCCATCTCGGTGGGATCTCGACCTGCAGAAGACAAGATGCTTAAGCTCTCAGGGCCTTCAAAGTCTCCATCCCCATAGTAATTGACATGCAGAAGGTGCAGGATGTCACAGCAAAGCCAAGATGTGGTGGAGCCTTTATGGTTGCACTGGaatgagagagagaagagagagagagagatgggcatCAAAGGAGGGTCAGCACACATAAATAGCACAGATATAAATAAGGTTTGCATGTGTGCCATGACCTAAATAACCCAGTGGTGGTTACAGCCACAttaatctcctcctcctcctcctctaccaccaccaccactgtcCTCTGTGCTCTCTTTCCAGGTCAAGGCGGAGGGGTGGCTTCCACATTTATCCATGGAGTAGGGTAACTGCGAGGGGTCATCAGCAGAGCAGATTGGGAAGGCTTGCAGGAAGAGAAGGCTGCCACGTAGTTGAGTCTGTCGAGAGGAGCTACCTGTTTCAGGCCTGCCATTCCTCATCCGGCAGCTGCTATTAATCTGCCATTGGGTCCAATTCTTGTATCCGGTCATCATCTTCCGCTTTGCTTGGTCTGCTCCAAATTGCTTCCTTCTTTGACATAATAATAGTATTCCAATTCTCTGATTAGAATgattgtacataataaaatttgagGAATTTTAAGcataattttgttgaaaatttgaGGAATCTAATACTCTGATCAACCACTTAAAATCTCTCACTTCTCTTCCTATCTCTATTGAATACTCAACATACGAGTGAAGCAAAGAGTTTCGCTATAATTAGGATCGATTTGCCAATGTCGATATATCGACACACGATATATATCGATGTGTATCTgaatagaaagaaagaagaataaaaagagaCAATAGAAAAAAAGAAGTGAACGATAATAATACTTGTAAATAAACCTACCTCTTATACCAATCTCCTCCTAGTTGATCATATCGATATATTGCTCGATTCACGTCGATCCGACCAAAACgtcataaaattaaatttaatatagAGCATAGGGGTTAAAATAAAAATACTTGTAAATAAtatcaaatttattattattatcggtGGAAGCTTCATTCACTAAAACCAAGCAAGCAAGATGGCAAATGCTACATGATCTCTTTGGTGATGAAAGGAAAGAGTACATGAAAGGAACAATGCGACCAACAACAGTAATGCGACGTCCCAAAGTGCAATCTATTTACCGGCAAGTAAAACAAGGAGTGGGATTTGGCATCTATCCAACCACGACAATGTGGCATTCCTCAGTCTAATCTATTTATGGATTCGAGCTATTTGGCGTTCTCTCTTCCCAGCCTTGCAAGTAAGTAAGTGGGTGACTACACGCCAAATTGCTGTGGACTCCATTTCCCACAGCTCTTTAATGGGCAAAACAACACATGTTATCTTTTCCTAAGACCAAAGTATGGGACATCGGATCCATTCCTCGAGTGCAAAACTTGCAAGTATTTTCTTTTACGGATCACAATCCTATGTTTAAACTCATCTCTTGTAGAACTCTATGATGGTGTTTTATGAGAAGGTTTGGAGATGGTAGAAATTAAATGGATAGTAAAAATTTGAAGTAGAGAGAAATACTATCTATCCttcattatttttcttattcACAATATACTACTTGTCAAAACTTTTGAGTCTAATAGGATTGAGCTTAAATTCATTATTTGATGAGTAATTGAGTTGGGAACATGTTTAATTTAATCTTAACAAGTAAGGCAACAACAATAGTTTTGTTCTTCACATTAATTCTCACTCTTTTCTTGTCCATGAGGTTGGAGTGTGGTTGAGGACTTGTGTAGACTAGGGAAGGCCATGGAGCAGTGGAAGAGCTCAAGAACAGCAAGCACTCCACTTATTtctagagatagagagagagtgaAAGTGATCAATTGACCTGAGGGATGTGAAAAGATAGATAGATTGTCTACCATggtaaaagaagagaggaagttcTAAAAAGGACCAAAGGACAGTGAAGTGGTACACTGATACTAGTCATATATGTCACCTCCCAGATTGAAGGACTGAAAAGGGCCAAAGACTAAATGAGACATTGGGGTAGCCCTCTTTAATTCCTCTTATCTGTACAAATGACCTTTATACTTTGTATTTGATATCTCGATTTAGTTTTGTATAAGGTAAAAATTTAGATTTACATATAATAGTTAGTTTAATaaggatattattattattaattcgagtttatatattttgaattagtattttaaatttaattaaattaatgAATCGGATAACAGATAGTATGTAGCTAATCTAAGA is drawn from Musa acuminata AAA Group cultivar baxijiao unplaced genomic scaffold, Cavendish_Baxijiao_AAA HiC_scaffold_1104, whole genome shotgun sequence and contains these coding sequences:
- the LOC135666462 gene encoding transcription factor MYB106-like; translated protein: MAHMQTLFISVLFMCADPPLMPISLSLFSLSFQCNHKGSTTSWLCCDILHLLHVNYYGDGDFEGPESLSILSSAGRDPTEMGRSPCCEKVGLKKGPWTPEEDQKLLAYIEKHGHGSWRALPAKAGLQRCGKSCRLRWTNYLRPDIKRGEFSLQEEQTIIQLHALLGNRWSAIATHLPKRTDNEIKNYWNTHLKKRLAKMGIDPCTHKAKSDALVSADGHSKSAANLSHMAQWESARLEAEARLVRESKLRTASNSTILQQQQEQPQHQMGSSSSSSSTTALPPALLASKPGAPPGPPPCLDVLRAWHGVWPAKPAIERVDLESPTSTLSFAAAGVGLVDGNAAAVRHQGGENLEPESADWKCLAKDRMDSFAGFSVDAFGGEAPWLPEPYTSQEGCAWGQFGAGLTGLLLGDSGAQKPLGYCGDSYATRRETCEEDEEEEEEEEEEEEKEGEAKKSYWNSILNSVNSSSSSNSAPAPAFYNNSARVDFLRRSPVP